From a region of the Candidatus Rhabdochlamydia porcellionis genome:
- the rpmG gene encoding 50S ribosomal protein L33, whose amino-acid sequence MAKTARETIKMKSTESNECYWTTINKRTSTGRKELKKYDKTLRKHVVFKQAK is encoded by the coding sequence GGCTAAAACAGCTCGAGAAACCATCAAAATGAAAAGCACAGAAAGCAACGAATGTTATTGGACTACCATAAATAAACGCACTTCCACAGGACGTAAGGAACTAAAAAAATACGATAAGACACTGAGAAAGCACGTCGTTTTTAAACAAGCAAAGTAA